In a genomic window of Primulina huaijiensis isolate GDHJ02 chromosome 10, ASM1229523v2, whole genome shotgun sequence:
- the LOC140986677 gene encoding eukaryotic initiation factor 4A-8-like, with translation MAGLAPEGSQFDARQYDSKMNELLQADGQEFFTSYDEIYDSFDVMNLQENLLRGIYAYGFEKPSAIQQRGIVPFCKGLDVIQQAQSGTGKTATFCSGILQQLDYGLTQCQALVLAPTRELAQQIEKVMRALGDYLGVKVHACVGGTSVREDQRILSAGVHVVVGTPGRVFDMLRRQSLRADYIRMFVLDEADEMLSRGFKDQIYDIFQLLPSKVQIGVFSATMPPEALEITRKFMNKPVRILVKRDELTLEGIKQFYVNVEKEDWKLETLCDLYETLAITQSVIFVNTRRKVDWLTDKMRSRDHTVSATHGDMDQNTRDIIMREFRSGSSRVLITTDLLARGIDVQQVSLVINYDLPTQPENYLHRIGRSGRFGRKGVSINFLTADDEKMVHDIQKFYNVVIEELPSNVGDLL, from the exons GCTCCAAGCCGATGGACAAGAATTTTTCACATCTTATGATGAAATATACGATAGTTTTGATGTCATGAATCTCCAAGAGAACCTCCTTAGAGGCATTTATGCTTATG GTTTCGAGAAACCATCTGCAATCCAGCAGAGAGGAATTGTTCCATTCTGTAAGGGACTCGATGTTATTCAGCAGGCTCAGTCTGGAACAGGGAAAACTGCAACCTTCTGTTCAGGCATATTGCAGCAGCTTGATTATGGTTTAACTCAATGCCAGGCCTTGGTTTTGGCACCCACAAGAGAACTTGCTCAACAAATCGAGAAGGTcatgcgagcacttggtgacTACCTTGGCGTGAAGGTCCATGCTTGCGTTGGTGGAACTAGTGTTCGTGAGGACCAGCGTATTTTGTCAGCTGGTGTTCATGTCGTTGTCGGTACCCCTGGTCGTGTGTTTGACATGCTGCGTAGACAGTCACTTCGTGCTGATTACATCAGAATGTTTGTGTTGGATGAAGCAGATGAAATGCTGTCTCGAGGTTTTAAGGATCAG ATATATGACATCTTCCAGTTGCTGCCATCTAAAGTTCAAATCGGGGTATTCTCTGCCACAATGCCTCCTGAAGCCCTCGAAATTACCAGGAAGTTCATGAACAAGCCTGTTCGAATTTTGGTGAAACGGGATGAGCTAACTCTCGAGGGTATCAAGCAATTCTACGTGAATGTTGAAAAGGAAGATTGGAAGTTAGAAACTCTCTGCGATCTTTATGAAACACTGGCCATCACCCAGAGTGTCATCTTTGTGAACACAAGACGAAAGGTAGATTGGCTGACTGACAAAATGCGAAGCCGTGACCACACTGTCTCGGCAACACATGGAGACATGGACCAGAACACTCGGGACATTATCATGCGTGAATTTCGCTCTGGCTCGTCTCGTGTCCTTATCACAACTGATCTCTTGGCTCGTGGGATAGATGTGCAGCAAGTATCTCTGGTCATAAACTATGATCTTCCTACTCAGCCAGAGAATTATTTGCATCGTATTGGGAGAAGTGGAAGATTTGGAAGAAAAGGAGTCTCCATAAATTTCTTGACTGCGGATGATGAGAAAATGGTGCATGATATTCAAAAATTCTACAATGTTGTCATTGAAGAACTCCCGTCCAACGTTGGTGATCTTCTTTGA